AACCCAATGCAAGAACCCCTGAAATGACCGTTACTGATGCAATCAACGCCCTTCGTTTGGCCTTGTTGGAGCCTTTTCAGTAGCCGCCAccacaaaaatgaaaagcaaaaacATAAATATTAGAATTGACGGAAGTAATGAGGTTACGAAGTTATTAATTAAGCATGATCTAAATTCTAAGTGCAACGGCCGAATTCTTGAACAATTATCAGAAGATGTATCTTCTTTAATATGAAGGcctgcaaaaaataattttgacacaGATGTTCAAACACAAATCCAGACACATATGTGGGCAACAAAGTGTGGATACCAAGCGCATCATGTGGAATCCACGTGCATCGAACAGATCTGGATGAATCTGTGTGTCGGAAGTCGTGTTCAAACATCTCTGTCCACAGTGCTGCTCATTTTGAAGCGCTTACCGAGTTCAGAAGCAGCCACCCGAACATACAAATCCTGTCCGCCTTCATTATACTCTCTCATATCAAGCAACTCCCcagaccaaaccacacacccCCTAATATCAGTTCGAGCAAAACCCATACAAGAACAATCCTTCAAACAAGCCTCTTCGCAATCCACCCGACTTATCTCCGTCCTATTCACCAAAAAGTGGGACGTGTCCGGCAATTTCAGCCTGGAAAACCTCCTAAACCCCGCAGCCACACTGCAATTCAACTCTGTCTTTGCCACACACCCACCTGTCCTATCCAACCTATTCCACTCCACTGGGAATTTGGGTACGAACCCATCCATGCAATGACAAGTGGGTGAATCGTTCGTGTTGCAAATCCCATAAGGCCCACAAGTATCATAGGTATCACACAAATCCGCTCGCAGTGTGATTACAGGAACCCACTCGCCGCTCCCCTGGTTCCATGTGAGGTGCTCAAGTAATCCTGATTGGTTCACCACAAACCTGGAAATGATATTACCATCATTGTTGAGAAACGTGTAGTACACAGACAACGTGTTGTATACGAAAATAGGATTAATGACGGTGGTGTTCTGTTTTAGTGGAGGACCTCCACCGAAACGAACACCGTCCCATGGTCCACTTCGGTAAGAGATCTTTGATCCTTGCCGAAGTACTAGTTGGGGTAGGCCCTGGGGGTCTACCTTGTACGTATAATCGCCCGTGGATGGATCTGGCAAACTATTCCACGACGTTAAGTACCACTCTTGGTTTTTTGAAAGATCCCATCCCAGCTTCATTCCGGGTACTAAAGTATCACACGGGTGATCGAAGCTTTGCCATGAATAATTCCCTGTATTGCTATCGACCACAACGAGGTTGCCGGTGTCTAGGAGTTTCAAAACAGGACTGGCTGACCcagataatattgttgtatttgATGACCAAATGGGATTTGTTTGGTCTGAAGTGATGATTACGTTGCCAGTGGGGGTGATTGTGAGGACACCAGATGAATCTGTTATTGGGTCGTCCTTGTTTGCCACCCAAATGGGGGTTTGTAGTGAGACTTGCTTGAACCATATTCCAACGTAACGGTTTTCAGAGTTTAGCGGAGAGAAGAAGCCTAACTCGAAGGATTCACCAGCGGAAACTAGCGTTCCGTTGGTGGCATCTGCGAGTGTTTGGTTCAGGGATAGCGTGTAAAGTGGGGCGGCGAATCTGGTGGGCAGGAAGAGAGAGgtgaagagggagaggaggatgaggagaaggaCCATTGTTCAATTCATGGCCTCTTGATTAACAGAAACTGTTTCATGGTTTGCTTTATTTGAGTTGAATTAAACGAGGTTGGACTTTTAGACTTTTGAAGTTTGAAGTTTGACCTGAACATTTAGGTCATGGAATCTCTCTAGAAGAAAAGGACTTTTTTTCTTCGTAGTCAAATCCGGCGGACTCGGATACTGTTTATTTTTCCGGACCAGTTCGGTCGATTTGggtgcatccgagccgttcaaaagtgttttggacggttcggatttaaagtgagtgtttttttttttttttttctaaaaccctctttaaatttgagccgtccaaaacacttctGCACGGCTCGAATGCATCAAATGAACCGAACTGATCCGGGGAAAATAAACAGAATCCAGCCCCAAATAGGGTCTGCTTGTACAGACTCTGGTTTGTCAAAATGTtgggtaagtttttttttttgaatgttaTGCCCCACCAAGCTAAAAAACTTTCAATGCTGTGGACTATTAAATAAGTATGGTCACGCTATAGACTAAACGGTGTCTTTCAAGTTAACTCATTTCTCTTATTTAAAcggtatttttgatattttcagTAGAAAGAAGTGATATTTTGGCATTAGGTGAAAGGCAAAATCTACAACATGAACCCCGCGCAATACTGCAGTTTGACCACTTAATGTATACTTTGTTTTTTTCCGCTCTGCACTTGAAATTAAAACCTTTTCCCTTTGGTCCTGAAGCATACTAGTAAACATTTTCAATATCCCACCACCAGGGAGACTACCGCTGTCAATAATCAATCTCCGCATAATATAGATAATATTCAAAAGAGAGTTCCTAAAAGATCACTTACAAACCAAGTCCCAGAGTTTAGAgattttacaacattggcactatgGCTCAAATTCCATAATTAGTCAAAGAAGATAAATTTAAATGTTACATAATATCTAAagttaaaagagttcaaatGGATTTACAATTACACCTTTctaagaaatcaaacaaaagatgATAGAACCACTACTTGATAACGGCTTTCAAAAGATGTGCccaagcatgcacaccatgcgCTCCGCTTCAAGAtccttgcttctttttttttttacctgaaaatggtaggttgagctacactagcccagtaaagAATTCTATACGCAAGCTATAAGTAAATGTGATGAAACATGCAACAAGAGTGAATGAATTCCAATGAGACGAACAAGAGGTATAAAGGAGCACCACAATGAACCGACAGACTACGACTACGGGATCCTATACATCTTATAGTTATCCCTAACCATTCATATATCGAGTCGGAAGTAGCATTCAACACACACATCCATCCAAATAACCTACGACAATTTCTCATACCGTTTTAAGATTTCTCAACGAACACCACAACTAGCTTTCTCATTTCTTACCATTCATCATTAAGCCCCTTTTCATAAAAACGTTCCTTTCTTGGTtgccaaaaatacttttaagaAAACTCTCGACCTTTACGGGTCAAGATCCGTTGATTTGAGTTTGAATAGCCGGAGTCCATTGATTCCGCGCACGAATATcggaaaccgttgattcgctcaagaatagccggaggattttcataaaaatcctttttccaaaatcgagttccttcctttttaaaaactttgataaattcaattatttattctctttttcaacGGTTACAATCTCCAATAATACACAGCTCAATCAATAACATGAACTTTCATAATCAATCataacttccttcatcatgtgagacattcaactgtgttaccaccacTTGCGTCacagtgaattctctccacctgggtttccgcattaccacaccttgcgttgcgggcccttTATTCGAATTCTCAATTCAAGCATACACGCACACAAACCATAGTTCAACGTACAAGCAGACAATATTTCTCAAATCCACCTTGCAATGCAAACTCGTAAACATGTCACATCGTATGTTGATAAATACATTAAGTTCAAATTATTACTCTAAGTCTATCACAATGCTCTACGTCACGTATCGAACCCATAACGACTCCAGGACAAACCACCCTCTAGGTTCTATACGAGAATCTTATAAAACGGGTGCCAAAGGAACCTAGGGAGCTCAACAGGACGAAGCATGAGGATACGAGTCACAATACTACCCATCTAATCACTAGACAAACTCATGTCTACCCACAACGTACTTACCATATTACCTCTTATGGTCCATGATATTCCTATCAACCTCATGGTACGATCCCTAACCAACTTCGTTAATATTTAGCTCTAATGAGTGCCAAGAAACAAGGTTGAACAATGAGTTATTGGGACGTAAGCAATCATActcaagagtgacttaaacatgttctaatcaTAAATGGAATCATAACACAGAACGAGAACAACCTTAGGATTAACCACGGACATCGGCAGATTGACACACCTttactcaaatggtcataactttttgtgtactacgATTCTTAAAGTGATTCTAATGACAAATGAAAGCTAatttcaagaccttcgaatcgatataaagttttcatGAATCCGACATCGGACGAGAAAGTTATAgccgtttgaagttgggctgaaacccagaagacGAGCAAAAATCCCAGAgaagggagggatcgatccctcctctcttggggatcgatccccaagggAAAAAGTCAGATGTTTTCCAGATTTgaatgagggatcgatccctcatgcttggggatcgatccctaggcgattttgggcgattttttgcagattttgacAGCTTTTCGAAGACGCAATGGTTGATGATCTAGACTTAATTAAAGcatgaaatcaactcataaacacatagaatgagtaagaaatccctacctcaaggttaGAAGCTTCAAACACAAGATCAatgaacgagccctagcttccaaagCTCCGAAATCTTCCAAGAACGAGTTCTAGCACAAACCCACGCGATTCCAAGGCTCAAATCACGCGTAGGAGACTGATTGAAGGTTAGATTTCATGGGTTTCAAGTGATTGgtgaagtttttgggtgagaggatgagagagagtgagagccggagagagagagggagagccgagagggagacgtgaggagagagagagagattttggggtttttaatcccctacacaccccccccccctctatatatactcacacacacaccaaatcaCACTAACACTCCCTCCAATTACGATTCTATCGATCAAACCCCAAACCAAAATAACTCCACAAATTTGGCATTAACTtataacatttcaaaaattaaaaaattttccGGCTCTCTACAACCGCGGTCAACATGTTGACGGTAATTGCTCAATTCCGTAGTAATTTGATTAAATGTTTCATTTTTGCCCTCTTCTGCTAAAAATTGCACAAACCTAACACTATATgctattttttcataaaaaaaaagtaaaattttgttgGCTTCCAACCATATCTCATTAGTGTTGTCCAGTTACGACGTACAGCCTTCCAATATCAAGGGTACTTGAGCTAATCCTTTGAATGTTCTAGGAGCAGGAGCTCCATATTGACCTGGAACAAGCCCTGGCCACATCCTTTGA
The sequence above is a segment of the Rhododendron vialii isolate Sample 1 chromosome 13a, ASM3025357v1 genome. Coding sequences within it:
- the LOC131313105 gene encoding G-type lectin S-receptor-like serine/threonine-protein kinase At4g27290 isoform X1, which codes for MVLLLILLSLFTSLFLPTRFAAPLYTLSLNQTLADATNGTLVSAGESFELGFFSPLNSENRYVGIWFKQVSLQTPIWVANKDDPITDSSGVLTITPTGNVIITSDQTNPIWSSNTTILSGSASPVLKLLDTGNLVVVDSNTGNYSWQSFDHPCDTLVPGMKLGWDLSKNQEWYLTSWNSLPDPSTGDYTYKVDPQGLPQLVLRQGSKISYRSGPWDGVRFGGGPPLKQNTTVINPIFVYNTLSVYYTFLNNDGNIISRFVVNQSGLLEHLTWNQGSGEWVPVITLRADLCDTYDTCGPYGICNTNDSPTCHCMDGFVPKFPVEWNRLDRTGGCVAKTELNCSVAAGFRRFSRLKLPDTSHFLVNRTEISRVDCEEACLKDCSCMGFARTDIRGCVVWSGELLDMREYNEGGQDLYVRVAASELGSNKAKRRALIASVTVISGVLALGLISWCVIRKRRQITAQKKGQRLEVASQRVQENIQSAVEEDLELPLFDLATISTATNNFSYENKIGEGGFGPVYKGQLSTGQEVAVKRLAKTSGQGLKEFKNEVIFISKLQHRNLVRLLGCCIHGEERMLIYEYMPKISLELHIFNQTRGTSLDWQKRFDIIVGIARGLLYLHRDSRLRIIHRDLKASNILLDKDMNPKISDFGLARMFGDDQSEENTNRVLGTYGYMSPEYAIDGLFSVKSDVFSFGVLVLEIVSGKKNRGFYHPDHDHNLLGHAWKLWNEGKPLNLADAMMEGPIPTPEVLRCIQMALLCVQDRPEDRPTMSVVLLMLDSENAILPPPKQPGFYTERFTPETDSSSTGIYPLASNEVTMSAVHGR